In Lycium ferocissimum isolate CSIRO_LF1 chromosome 3, AGI_CSIRO_Lferr_CH_V1, whole genome shotgun sequence, the genomic window ACTGTGTAACTTAATTTATATGAAAAGTGAAGTTTTGTTTTCTGAAATTACATTTACTTTGAGTATCTGTTGAAATGTACTTGCAGTGTTATAATTCTTCGTCCTAGATTTGTATGGACGGATTTAGAGTAGGTAAATTTATACTAAGGGTGTATTAGTAATGCTGCGATTAGTTATGCTTATCATTTTTTATCGACTGGTTGATTTGTTGTATTAAATAGTATGAATAGGGTGTATTAGAATAGGAATAATTTTGGTATTGTTAGTGCCATGGTTTACTAGGTATAAGGATTGTACTCCCTCCGtaccaatttatgtggcaccatttgactaggtacggagtttaagaaagaaaaggaagactattgaaatatgtggtccaaaacaagcattagatatttgtgtaaatgtaaatcatttcataaaattaaattgtttctatAGATAGAAAGGTGACATTCTGTTTaggacaaactaaaaaggaaagtgtgctgcataaattgggacggagggagtattgaaTAGGGTGTTTAGTTATACATAGGTTGAGAACATTACCAAACAAGGGGTTAAATAGTACCAGAGCTAATACTagtattattttctctaatacctcctaccaaacgacTCCTAATAGTCATAAGTTTGGTGGAATGTATGGTTCTTAAACATGTCTATAgttttgtatttgtatttgtcAAGTTTATGCTGATGGGTTGTATTGGATTGATAGTCGAGGAGAAAGACCAGAGAACCCAAGGAAGAGACAGTTACCCTTGGACCAGCTACCAGGGAGGGTGAATTGGTCTTTGGTGTTGCTCACATTTTCGCCTCTTTCAACGACACTTTCATtgtgagttcttgattttttcatctatacttgttttgtttttgtaaaCGAAGCTATAGAATTACTTATCTTGTACTGAATTTCTTACTTGTATGTTAATTGTAGCATGTGACTGATTTGTCTGGACGTGAAACAATGGTTCGCATTACTGGTATGTACTCTGTAATGTGAGGGTGGTTGCATCTGTGTAGTATCTTTTGTTCTGGATTTCATAGTTAATGGGTTATTTAAAAGCTTAATTTCATCAGACAAATGAATTTAACAGCCACATAGTTAGAAGGTACATTTCTTACTTCAAAATTTTCCTTTAGAACATATATGACCTTTTTACATCAACAATAACTATGCCTTAATCCCAAGCAAGTTGCAgttggctatatgaatccaCACTGGCCATGTTGCTTCATTTAAGCTCAATCTTACGCTAATATTACACACAATAGAAACAAAAGAGGTTCTTTATATAATCTATTGACGTACAAATCTCTGAAAGGCTAAACAACTCCTAGAAAAGCACATGGCGTAAAAAAAGTGTTAGCATGAAAAATGTAGACTTTTCTAGCttttcaaattcaattgatAAGCACATTGTACTCATCTTATCTGTTTAGTATGTACCATTATTTTGGGAAACCAGTTTGGAGGAGTCTTGGTCTCTCTTTTTCATTTAGACTTGTTCTACTTTACAGGTGGAATGAAGGTGAAGGCTGACAGAGATGAATCTTCTCCTTATGCTGCTATGCTTGCAGCACAAGATGTTTCTGTACGATGCAAGGTCAGACATATATCGCTCAGCCTGTTTTCTCAGTTTTTTCTTTCATCATTATGATATTTCTATTCACCAGGCAAATGTGTGCCTCGTTTTAAGCcactagtaattttttttttaaaaaaaactatgaTTCGAATCCATTTACTTATGAGAGTATTTCAACAGTTGATGAAATGTGAAAGATTAAGCTTTAGATGGGCTACTTTTGCTGGTGCACAATTATGATCAAATGCATGTTTCTTGGTGGGCATAGTAGGTCCCAGCTTTAGGTTTTTGTGGGCTCTAAGTAAAGCATAGATTTTATCtgtaaatatttaaataaagtaATTATATTTCTGCACTATAGTCCAAGATGCTTCGCTTACTGAACTCTGttcttttatgttgtattttttttaaaatagctcTTCCCgataaaaaagtgaaatatttgcCGATTAGAAGGGGTTGTATTTGggcttacaacaacaacaacatacccagtctAATCCCACAGGCAAGAATAATATATGTTGTCAAGGTCATAAGTGCTACTGGTTATGTAAAATTGTCTCATGTCTCTCAGAACATTATTCTACCCGTACTTGTTATTAATATTGTTGTGTGTTGACCACGTCTAAGCATGATCCAGATGTAATGCCAAGTTGAATCTCCAATGTAGAGTGAAAATCCaattatttgattaaaatatGTCACATCAGATTTCACATGAAGATTTCAATATCATTTCTAGCTGCCTTTTACTGTTCTATGAAGTTGGTGTTGTAGTTACATtgatcagttttttttttttttttttttttggggtgtatGAATAGCTTGGAAGTCAAATTGATTTGCAACTCACGTTTATTAAATAACAGGAGCTTGGAATTAATGCTCTTCACATTAAGCTTCGGGCTACAGGAGGAAACAAAACTAAGACTCCTGGTCCTGGTGCCCAGTCTGCTCTTAGAGCCCTTGCCCGTTCTGGAATGAAAATTGGTCGCATAGGTAAAATTTAATTGTTGAATAGTTCATCATCATCTGTCTGGTCTAATTTCTTTGGGATTCCGTTGTATTTAGAGTCTACGTAGATGTTTAGTTTATCATCATAAATCTGAAACCTGCTGAAAGTACTTGCTTTATATTTTCAGAGGATGTTACTCCTATTCCCACTGACAGTACTCGCAGAAAGGGTGGTAGAAGAGGAAGGAGGCTGTGAATTCTTCTCAGCAACAAACTTGCTGCATGGCAGAATATTTTGGTTAAGGATGCaactttgattttgttttacaTCTTAGATTTGAGCATTTTGTAGACCGAGTACAAGTTATTCTGACTTATGATCATTTGGAGCTTTTGCAATATTGTGAGATGGAAAATATTTCGTGGAGTTGGATTAGTAATTTGTCTTTGCCGTCATGTTCGTCGGTGAAAAATTTTTGGTTGCTGCTTCCTTAGTAATATTGTGTTTCATTACACATTTCCATCAACATTATAGTAACAGCAAATCCAAAGTGTGGATAATTTAAAAGTAACACATTAGAAATATTGAACATAGCAGCTGAAAATTATAGTATAATAGTATTACATTTATTGGTAACTCTGTCATTTGTTTCGTCCAGGTATTGGAAACACCAGTTATATTAGCATCGAGAACCCACTTAAGTTCAAGGCAAATGCAATGAAAATAGCGTACTAGTGTGAGATTCTTCAAAACAGAGAAATCATCATGGCTGATGCGTATGTGTAGCTACGAGTTCTCTGTTTTAGGCAATTTATATTGATAGAGCTAAAATCTGATCAAAACACAATCAAAATACGACAGTGATGAATACTATCTGCGGCATATACTGTATATGCTAATTGCTAGTTTGCTACCTATGTTGATTATTGCCAGGACGCTTCAATAATGTGTTGTGTGTGGATCCTCCAGAAGTAGTGTATTTTGGAGGATTCTAGACAAGTGCAACAATATTTTTGGAGGGTATGAGCAACATAGTTAAACAAAATGCTACATGAATTAAACTATTACATATGTTAAAAACTACCAAAAATGGTAACAAAGTTTAAACTGAAATTTTCAGGTCCTAATTGAACTTGAAGAATTACCAACATGTATTCGAATGGAAACGAGTAGAATCTAGACTCCCATtgctttaatttttctttcattatacCTCGAAGAATGACTTTATTTGTGGATGATAGTACTGTGATATATGGACATTGTAACAGCCGTCTGTACTCCAAAAACAGACGAAGAGCTTCACAGGATTCGTTCTCTGAAAGTACATTTTACTGCTTAAATATCTGCTTATTGTAATACATCTTTGTTGTACATGAGTCGTTAGTATTCCAATTTTCGGAAACATGGTTGACGTTAGTTTCAGAACAATGAATACCATCACTATGTACCAGCTTTAATTTCTGACAATGTTGACAAGGTGCTATCTAATTATTGCCAAAGTTCAACCAAAAAAACATTCTTAGGCCTAGTTTGAATTACTGGTTGTATGATTATCCACACCTAAGTTTTTCTTCTGCTGCTTCTTCAATTGTTTTCGGAACCCACAAGGACCAGGTAATTTTTCACTTGAATAACAAACAGTGCAAGAAACATTTCCAGTATCAATAGGATCTGAAACTCAGGATGATGGGGTTTCTAGTTTAACTAATCACAAACTAAGTCCAGTATTTAAGTGAAGAAGGATATTAGGAGTAGGCCTATCATCCCGAGTTTCGAAAGTTGTGATTGACTCGATAGGTTGGCGCCGGACAGATTGCTCGGTCATAAAAGATAATTATTGCAGAAAGAATGTTTATTCCATTCTTAATACAAGAAGATGTTTGATCTATATATTTGGGATTAAAGAAAATAACAGATCCGTGGAacaatattattaatattaaaaaaattgcaatAACTGCAAGTTAAATTTCTATACTATGCTGCCTTTTGGacagaacataatgaggtaagAATATCATGACTATTTTCTTTTCCTAAATTGTTCTGTTCTGCCAAATGTTCTAGTGCAGCTTAGCATCAGCCATGCTCCAGGCATTTAGAGTCTCAATTTTGATTGCCTCCTTGCCGTTGTTGAAGGCAAATGCATGTTTCTTGGTGGGCATAGTAGGTCCCAGCTTTCAGTTTTTTGTGGAGATGCTTCGCTTACCCTGAACTCTGTTCTTTTctgttgtattttttaaaatagctcTTCCCgttaaaaaagtgaaatatttgcTTTTTAGAAGGTTGTATTTGggcttacaacaacaacaacatacccagtgtaggATTACAGGCAAGAATAATATATGTTGTCAAGGTCATAGGTGATACTGGTTATATAAAATTGTCTCATGTCTCTCAGAACATTATTCTACTCGtacttgttattgatattgatattgttgtgtgTTGACCACGTCTAAGCATGATCCAAATGTAATGCCAAGTTGAATCTCCAATGTAGAGGGAAAATCCAATTATTTGACTAAAATATGTCACATCAGATTTGACATGAAGATTTCAATATCATTTCTAGCCGCCTTTTACTGTTCTATAAAGTGGGCACTGTAAGTTGGTGTTGTAGTGAGACATGGATCAgggtttttttttgtgtatgaatAGTTTGGAAGTCAAATTTGCTACTCACTTTTGTTAATTGACAGGAGCTTGGAATTAATGCTCTTCACATTAAGCTTCGGGCTACAGGAGGAAACAAAACTAAGACTCCTGGTCCTGGTGCCCAGTCTCCTCTTAGAGCCCTTGCTCGTTCTGGAATGAAAATTGGACGCATAGGTAAGTTTTAATTGTTGAATAGTTCATCATCATCTGTCTGGTCTAATTCCTTCGGGATTCTGTTGTATTTACAGTCTATATTGATCTTTAGTTTAGCATCATAAATCTGAAACCTGCTGAAAGTACTTCTTGCTTTATGTTTTCAGAGGATGTTACTCCTATTCCCACTGACAGTACTCGCAGAAAGGGTGGTAGAAGAGGAAGGAGGCTGTGAATTCTTCTCAGCAACAAACTTGCTGCCTGGCAGAATATTTTGGTTAAGGATGCaactttgattttgttttacaTCTTAGATTTGAGCATTTTGTAGACCGAGTACAAGTTATTCTGACTTATGATCATTTGGAGCTTTTGCAACATTGTGAGATGGAAAATATTTCGTGGAGTTGGATTAGTAATTTGTCTTTGCTGTTATGTTCGTCTCACCAGACGGTGACAACTTTTTGGTTGCTGCTTCCTGCTTCCTTAGTAATATTGTTTTTCATTACACATTTCCATCAACATTATAGTAACAGCAAATCCAAAGAAGTGTGGATAATTTAAAAGTAACACATTAGAAATATTGAATATAGCAGCTGAAAATGATAGTATTATTTATTGGTAACTTGTCATTTGTTTCGTCCTGGTATTGGAGACACTAGTTATATTAACATCGAGAACCCACTTAAGTTCAAGGCAAATGCAATGAAAAATAGCGTACTAGCGTGAGATTCTTCAAAACAGAGAAATCATTATACCTGATACGACTATAAATGTGTGATGTGAGCTACGAGTTCTCTGTTTTAGGCAATTTATATTGATAAAGCTAAAATCTGATCAAAATAGCACAGTGATGAATACTCTCTGTGGCATATACTATACTGTATATGCTGCCTATGTTGATTATTGCTAGGACGCTTCAATAATGTGGGGTGTGTGTGGATCCActaacatttttggagagtatGAGCAACATAGTTAAACAAAATGCTAGATGAATTAAACTATTACATATGTTAATGACCACCAAAAATGGTAACAAAGTTTAAACTGAAATTCTCAGGTCCTAATTGAACTTGAAGAACTACCAACATGTATTCGAACGGAAACTTGTAGAATTTAGACTCCCATtgctttaatttttctttcattatacCTCGAAGAATGACTTATTTGTGGATGATACTCATGATAGTGTGATATATGGACATTGTAACTGCCGTCTGCACTCCAAAAACAGACGGAGAGCTTCACAGGATTCGTGCTCTCAAAGTACATTTTACTGCTTAAATATCTGCTCTTTGTAATACATATTTGTTGTACATGAGTCGTTAGTATCCCAATTTTTAGAAACATGGTTGAGGTTAGTGTTAGTGTCAGAACAATGAATATCATCACCATGTACCAGCTTTAATTTCTCACAATGTTGGCAAGGTGCTATCTAATTATTgcccaagttcaacaagaaaaaaaaaaaaaaaaacattcttaGGCCTGCAAGTAGTGAAAGAGGATAGTTTTAATTGCTGGTTGTATGGTTATCCACACCTACGCTTTTCTTCTGCTGCTTCTTCAGTTGTTTTAGGAACACAAGGAATAGGTAATTTTCGcttgaataataatacattgCAAACATTTTCCAAACTCGGGATGATGGGGTATCTAGTTTAACTTATCACGAACTAAGTCCAGTATTTAAGCGGAGAAGGATATTAGGAGTAGGCCTATCATCCCGAGTTTCGAAGGTTGTGATTGACTCGATAGGTTGGCGCCGGACAGATTGCTCGGTCATAAAAGATAATTATTGCAGTAAGAATATTTATTCCATTCTTAATACAAGAAGATATTTGATCTATATATTTGGGATTAAAGAAAATAACAGAACCGTGGAacaatattattaatattaaaaaaattgcatcattcatgaATTACTGCAAGTTAAATTTCTATACTATGCTGCCTTTTGGacagaacataatgaggtaagAATATCATGACTATTTTCTTTTCCTAAATTGTTCTGTTCTGCCAAATGTTCTAGTGCAGCTTAGCATCAGCCATGCTCCAGGCATTTAGAGTCTCAATTTTGATTGCCTCCTTGCCGTTGTTGAAGGCAAATAAATGTGCTTTATTAAATATCGCTAATGTCGGATAAACTCTCGATGTAATGCATGTTTTTCCTCCGGCACCAAAACTTTCAACTACAGAGTTATCAATCTGCAAATATAACGAAATTGTCAATACAAACAAAATATGTAAAATAAGTTAACAAATAATATGAGAGAATTCAATTCAACACATATTtgatgagaaaaagaaagaaagaaagagagagcttACCAAACTCCTAAGAGACAATTTCTTGTCTGCTAAATCTACATCCACATATCCAGCAAATGATGGTTTATACATAGTTGTCTCATTCTTAAGTGTTGACCTGGTGGCACCAAttgaaacaaacaaacaaataaatcaatcgagctaaataATGATTATTGTCAATTGCTTGACACAAAAAGAAGTTTTAACAGTtaatattagattttttttaggTCGAacgatttttaaaataaatgaacaCACTCGCTATCGTTCCAGAAGACACGGTAACCTCGATTTATCTcattgaaaatccaaaaaatagGGTGTGTATTCTTCCAAGTTTTTAGAAGCCAAAGTTAAGAGCCCAAATGGACCAAGTCCCCCTTTGACCGTTGAGCCCTTAATAGCGCATACATCTTGCGCGTAAAGATCGGCCCAACTAGGATCAAATGGCTCCGCCTTGTCCAAGCTTGCGAAAGAGAAAGTCACTTCAACATCAGCCTGCAATTTTTGTGAATGGCCCAATTCAGACTTAATTGGTTTCTTCATGTGTCAAATAAGTATCAAAatgacaaaaagaagaagaagaaatgaagtCCAAACCTGTGCAGCTGTGATTCCTTTTATTTCAACCTTTTCTCCCATGTTCAACTTGCGATTGCTTAATTGGACCTTTTTCTCTCTTAGAGTTTCTAATTCTTCTATGGGCCATTGAACCAAGCTCTTTCCACTAGGATCAAGCCATAGTTTACGTGGGATATGGTGGACTCCGGCCCATCCTTTCCTGACATCGTCATCAACAGTATCAGATTCATTAGCCCAACCCAACATAATTCTTCGGTTCTTGCCACTGTCAAAGAATGACTTGGATGCGTAATAATTACCATAGTCAAGTCTCAATCCCTTCCAACCATCAATAGAAGTGTTATCGGGAATGTACCTATCTTTTTTGGTGTCATAGGTACCAACAGTGTAGTACTCAAACCTTGTAACATCAAGACTAACTTTAAGAACATGCTTAATGTTTTTACCATTGTATGATGTGTCCAAACCATTTGTATTTTTTAGTGACACTGGAAAAAAATCAGGACATTCCCAATTTCCAGTTTTGGTGGCTGAGTGAAGTGGGTGTTTAGCTTTGGTCCATTTCATGAAGTCCCTACTTCTGTACAATATTGCCTTACCCCTATGATTCCTCACACTACCAACTAAAATTCTCCAATGACCATCTCGGCCCATCCAAGCTGTTGTTGGGTCACGAAATTGGGTTTTATTGATGCTCATGTCAGCAACGATTAATGGATTGTTATCGGGCTTGATCCACTTACGAAGGTATGGATCAGACATGTTAGCAGGTATTGCATAGTTTTGGACTTGGGTCTTATTAGCATCCATGATTCCCGTGTAGAGGATAACGGGCTTGTTACCGGGCAAGATTGTGGCTGACCCGGACCATGTACCATATTTGTCAAATACTTTGGATGGGTAGATAGCGGGCTCAAGTGGGATCCAATTAATCAAGTCTGTTGAGACTGAATGGGCCCAAACAATATTGCCCCATACTGCTCCTTTTAGGTTGTACTGGTAGAATAGATGGTATACTCCATTGTAATACATTGGGCCTGTTGGGAACAAAAATGACAGAGAAAAggtaataagtaaataaaatgtCGTTATGGCTAGTATATTAgcaacaaataaaaaatgtattttaaaGGAACTTCTGACTCACCATTTGGATCTGTTGTTTGTTTGAAGCATCAGGAATAAAccatgaaaagaaaaggaaacaatTGAGATGATTAGTGAAACATAAGTAAATGCAATTGTGATATATCTATagcaagaaattaaaacttattGTATAATGTTAAAATCAAAACCTAAGGGGAACATATAAACATATAGTACATGATCATCCAGCTAAATACATATCCAGATGGAGGATTAATGCACATATTTTGAAGTTCTGATGGATGAGCTTTCACGGTCAttgagaaaatatagaaatctAGGAAATGCAAAAACATTAGTGGTCTTTTTCTAGTTCAACATAGAAATCTACcctatttttcttgaaagtttctGAAGGGAACCAACTAATGCAAGCCCCACCGGCCACAACCTCCCCTCCAAGAAAAAGACAAATTAAGAAATAAGTAAattatattttagaaaaatcctACATCTTTGGTCTAGATCCTGCatttatattaagaaattaacaCTTAATatgtacagtcaaacctctctataacactATTTTACTATAATGACTAATTCTTTTTGGAACCGATATTTCtattactttatattatatattctttATAATAACATTTCACAATAACTAGAGGCGGAGCCTTGATTCGGAGCTTTTGGCTTTAGGATTCTAATTTGTTTACTTGGTTCTAAATTAacaatatgtacatatttaattaatttttcaagATAAATACAAGGTTTGGACCAAGGTTATTCATCTTACCGAACCGCTAGTCTATGCTAGCTCCACCCCTTACTATTAAGACAAAAGATGTCACTATAGAGTGATTTGACTAGATAATTAATTTATCTAAAACacaataagtaaaaaaaaaaaaaaaaaaattgtaagtcAGGATCCATAAACTTAATGTCTTAATCGGCCGGTAAGTCAATGAGAGAACTCAAATGAAGACAAAGGGTGACCAGAGATTTGCTAACCGATGTGCCCAAAGAGGCGAAGACCGAAGACTTACCTACAACTACAAGTTGCCATTGTTGTCCAGAGTCATTTGGACTTTTATTTATTCctcaaatatatagaaaaacaaaagggtTGTTTTCTGgttcttttttctatttctgATATTAACAAGAAGGATTATGTTATTGTAATattatattactattattattattattattattattattttattcaatgGATTTGTCATGAAAACAAACGAAATCTGAACGATGGAGTCATTTATGGTAAAATTTCCTTTTCAGCTTTACGTCATGATATGTTTTGGCTCTATATATTTTCACGTACTTTTGGGCTTTCTTAGCTTCTGTATCACTTCACATCCACAtgttttatatgtataatattgtgTGATTGGTTCAGATACTTCCACCAACCCACATCCCCACCTAGTTGGGTTTCGGGGTTAGGGGTGGGGTTAGAGTTGACTATATCATACTATATTATATTATCCACTctattttttcaattatatatatattcaatttacaaaaaatatcaacatgacACATGCATTAAGTCCATTTTCTCACGCTAGGCTATAGTTGACCACATGTTAGCTGTCTCTAAAAACACATAGTAGATCTTTCTAAGTAAAATATATGAGTTAAAATTTTATGAATTAAGCAGACGGAAGTAGAACATGTTTAAATAGTTAAATCATTTATATAAGGAAATCCAAAGCAAGTTTTTATGATACAATTATGCAGTAGTAATTGTTAACTTGATAGAAAAGGATATAATTGAGCGGCTAGCACGGTTTAAAATTTACTAATAATGTAAACAATATTTATAATGTCACTGTATATAACGTATAGTCCTGTTAATATTGTACATATAATCAAGTCATCTCATCGATATCTCCATGAATGATAGTATTGGTTTGCCATAGGATAAAACAGGCCATTTccatgacccaaaaaaaaaggtcatttcTTTCCCACTTTGAGATAAGATCACATGTGAAACCTTTTACTCATCAAAATCTTATAGAAGgaattaactaattaaatatTCCATTTGTGGTTTGAGAAAAAAAGGCATAGATGACAATCTTTTGTATTCAATGCAGAAATATATAATTCACTTTGATTTGCTAGCTTTTCAATAAGTCAAATACGAGGGACAAATCCATTTATTCGTCGTTGAATGACATGATTTTCTTATTCCAGCACACTATTATCTGGTTATGTCctatattaaaatttcaaacaaaaacaattaCTATTATTTATAGAAGTAAAAAATAACAGGGTGTCTCTTAGTTTGACTATTGAGTTGATGTGAACAACCAACA contains:
- the LOC132049443 gene encoding small ribosomal subunit protein uS11y-like — protein: MSRRKTREPKEETVTLGPATREGELVFGVAHIFASFNDTFIHVTDLSGRETMVRITGGMKVKADRDESSPYAAMLAAQDVSVRCKELGINALHIKLRATGGNKTKTPGPGAQSALRALARSGMKIGRIEDVTPIPTDSTRRKGGRRGRRL
- the LOC132049446 gene encoding LOW QUALITY PROTEIN: beta-fructofuranosidase, insoluble isoenzyme 1-like (The sequence of the model RefSeq protein was modified relative to this genomic sequence to represent the inferred CDS: substituted 1 base at 1 genomic stop codon), whose protein sequence is MYYNGVYHLFYQYNLKGAVWGNIVWAHSVSTDLINWIPLEPAIYPSKVFDKYGTWSGSATILPGNKPVILYTGIMDANKTQVQNYAIPANMSDPYLRKWIKPDNNPLIVADMSINKTQFRDPTTAWMGRDGHWRILVGSVRNHRGKAILYRSRDFMKWTKAKHPLHSATKTGNWECPDFFPVSLKNTNGLDTSYNGKNIKHVLKVSLDVTRFEYYTVGTYDTKKDRYIPDNTSIDGWKGLRLDYGNYYASKSFFDSGKNRRIMLGWANESDTVDDDVRKGWAGVHHIPRKLWLDPSGKSLVQWPIEELETLREKKVQLSNRKLNMGEKVEIKGITAAQADVEVTFSFASLDKAEPFDPSWADLYAQDVCAIKGSTVKGGLGPFGLLTLASKNLEEYTPYFLDFQXDKSRSTLKNETTMYKPSFAGYVDVDLADKKLSLRSLIDNSVVESFGAGGKTCITSRVYPTLAIFNKAHLFAFNNGKEAIKIETLNAWSMADAKLH